The stretch of DNA CAGATCGTTATCGAAGGCGGTGAAATCACCACGGCGCAGTACCGTTAAGCGGACATCAGAACCAACAGGCAGCCCGGGTTTTCCCGGGCTGTTTCAATATCTTGAAGACTGTTCCTAAGACAGCACGGGGATATACATGATCGTCGTAGACGACATTCACAAGCATTTTGGCGGGTTTCATGCCGTCGATGGCGCGTCGCTGTCGATCGAGGCGGGATCGATCACCGGGTTGATCGGCCCCAATGGCGCCGGAAAAACCACTCTTTTCAACGTTATCGCAGGCGTTCTTCCGCCAACATCCGGGCGCGTGACGATGGACGGTGAGGACATCACCGGCCTGCCGCCCCACACGCTGTTTCACAAGGGGCTCTTGCGCACCTTCCAGATCGCGCATGAGTTTTCCTCTATGAGTTGCCGCGAGAACCTGATGATGGTGCCGGGCAGCCAATCGGGCGAGACGCTTTGGAACACGTGGTTCGGACGCCGCCGGATTGCGGACGAAGAACGCGCCCTCGCCGCCAAGGCAGACGAAGTGCTGGAATTCCTGACCATCGAACACCTCGCCGACCACAAGGCGGGTCAGGTCTCGGGCGGGCAGAAGAAGCTCTTGGAACTGGGCCGCACGATGATGGTCGATGCCAAGATCGTGTTTCTGGACGAGGTGGGCGCAGGCGTGAACCGCACGCTTCTGAACACCATCGGCGATGCGATCCTGCGGCTGAATGCGGAACGCAACTATACCTTTGTCGTGATCGAACATGACATGGATTTCATCGGTAAAATCTGCGACCCGGTCATCTGCATGGCCGAGGGCAAGGTGCTGGCCCAAGGCACGCTGGATGAGATCAAGGCCAATGAGCAGGTGATCGAAGCCTATCTGGGCACCGGTCTCAAGAACAAAGACAAGGTGGGCGCATGAGGGTAACCCTGCGTGGGGGCCAGCCCCCACACCCCCGTGGTATTTTTGATCAGAAGAAGATGGGGGCTGTGCGATGAGTAACCCCTATCAGGATGATCGCGGCAACACAGATCGCACAATCACGCGCGCGGGCGGCGGCGCACTGACAGCATCTCCGGGCACCAAGGGGACAATGAAGCCGGCAGAAGCATTCCTGATCGGCGATACCATGACGGGCGGCTATGGCGCGGGGCCGGACATTCTGCACGACTGCACCGTCGCCGTTGAGCGGGGCGAGATTGCCGTGATTGTCGGGCCGAATGGCGCGGGTAAATCCACTGCGATGAAGGCTGTGTTCGGGATGCTGGACGTGCGGCAAGGTTCCGTCAGGCTGGGTGGCGAGGACATTACGGACCTGTCGCCACAGGACCGTGTCGCCAAGGGCATGGGATTTGTCCCCCAGACGTCGAATATTTTCACCTCCATGACGGTCGAGGAGAACCTGGAAATGGGCGCATTCATCCGGCGCGACGACTTCTCGGGCACAATGGCCCAGGTCTATAACCTGTTTCCGATCCTCAAGGAAAAGCGCAATCAGGCAGCGGGGGAACTGTCGGGCGGCCAGCGCCAGCAGGTCGCTGTGGGCCGCGCGCTGATGACCCAACCCAAGGTGCTGATGCTGGACGAACCCACGGCCGGCGTCAGTCCCATCGTGATGGATGAACTCTTTGACCGGATCATCGAGGTGGCGCGCACCGGCATCCCGATCCTGATGGTTGAACAGAACGCCCGCCAAGCGCTTGAGATCGCCGATAAGGGCTATGTGCTGGTACAGGGGCGAAACGCGTTTAGCGGGACGGGCAAAGAGCTGCTTGCAGACCCAGAGGTGCGCAAGTCGTTTTTGGGAGGCTGATGGTGCGTTTCCGTATTTGGAAAGAGAAGAAGATGGTGGCGGTTCTCTTGTGTCTGAGCGGCCCCGCCGCGGCACTGACCGAGGGTGATCTGCGCGACCAAGGCTACCAACCGCTTACTTGCCTTTTCGATCAGCGCTGCGTGATCGGCCAGCCCTGCGAACGGGCCTGGCGCGAATTTCGCTGGCTGATCAACGACGACACCGGCAGCGCCTATGCGGTGCGCGACCAGGGCAAGATCGGGCGCAAACTGCCGCTGATGCAGGACGCAAGGTGGAAAGCACGCTCGGACGCGCGCGCGATCCTGATGCCGATGCGCGAGGCGGTGGCGGGTCATCTCACTGTCTTTGACGGCGGCGGCGCTGTCTATTCCGTGCAATATGCAGGCAATCCCGGCGACGGCCAAACCTTCCTCGGGCAATGCGAGGTTGGCATGGCTGCGGATCAAGGCGCCGAAAACGCCTGCACCCTGGTCGAAACCTGTGATGGCAGCGGCGCTTGCGCCGATCGCTCCGTTACCCTGAGGTGGCGGGACGACCCGGACACCCTGCGCATTGACGACACCCGCGCGGGCGTGTCCCGCCTGGACGGGGCGGCAGCGCTTGCCAACATGCGTGTGGGTGACACCGATCTGGCGATCCGTGCGAATGGTCCGACCCTGTTTCTGACCGGCAAAGACCTGTCGGGCATCATAATCCAAGGGACGGACCCCGACACCGTCATAGCTCAATTCCTGTCCCTGCCCGACCAGCGCGGCGACGCATCCGATATCCGCCGGACCTTCTCCGGCCAATGCGAGGCCCTGTTCTGATGGATCTCCTCAACGCCTTCATCACCTTGGCAAATTTCGTCCTGATCCCCGCGATCGCCTATGGCTCACAACTGGCCCTCGGGGCGCTTGGCGTCACGCTGATCTACGGCATCCTGCGGTTTTCGAACTTCGCGCATGGCGATACGATGGCCTTTGGCACCATGGCCACCATCCTGATCACATGGGCATTCCAGAGCATCGGCATTTCCGCCGGTCCCCTACCCACGGCCCTTCTGGCACTGCCCTTCGGCATCGGGGTCTGTGCGCTTTTGACATTGGCGACGGATCGCGGCGTCTACCGGTTTTACCGCACGCAAAAGGCCAAGCCGATCATCTTTGTTATGGTCTCTCTTGGTGTCATGTTCATCATGAACGGCCTTGTGCGGTTCGTCATCGGCCCCGATGACCAGCGCTTTTCCGATGGGGAACGCTTTATTATCTCGGTGCGTGAGTTCAAGGCACTTACGGGCCTCGACGAGGGGCTGGCGATCAAAACGACCCAAGGCATCACTGTCATCACCGCCATCATCGTTGTGGCGCTGCTCTTCTACTTCCTGAACCGCACGCGCACCGGCAAGAGCATGCGGGCCTATTCGGATAACGAAGACCTCGCGCTGCTGTCGGGCATCAATCCTGAACGCGTGGTCATGGTGACGTGGTTGATCGTGGCGGCGCTGGCAACCGTGGCGGGCGTGCTTTACGGCCTCGACAAGTCGTTCAAACCTTTCGTTTACTTCCAGCTCCTGCTGCCCATTTTCGCCTCTGCAATTGTTGGCGGCTTGGGCAACCCGCTGGGCGCCATTGCAGGCGGCTTCACCATCGCGTTCTCGGAAGTGATGATAACCTATGCCTGGAAGAAGGTCGCAGGCTACGCCCTGCCGGACAGTCTCGCCCCCGATGGCCTCGCCCAGCTTCTGTCCACCGACTACAAATTCGCCGTCAGCTTCGTGATCCTGCTGATCGTGCTTTTGTTCCGGCCCACCGGCCTGTTTGCGGGGAAAGCGGTATGAGTGATAAAAACGCGAACCAAGAGCAATTCCGTATCTGGCATCTGCTCGGCGGCGGCCGCCTTTTGGGTGAAACAGGAAGCACTCAACGAACAATCGTCTATTTCGGCTGCATCGCCGCCCTACTTATCGGCACCGGGTTGATGACGTCGTGGAACCTCGCCATCACGATCATGAACTTCGGCCTTATCTCGGCCATCATGGCGCTGGGGGTGAACCTGCAATGGGGGTTCGCGGGCCTGTTCAATGTGGGCATCATGGGTTTCGTCGCCCTCGGCGGCCTCGCCACCGTACTCGTCGCCATGCCTCCGGTGGGAGAGGCCTGGGCCGCTGGCGGACTGCGCGTCATCCTGGCGCTGATCCTCGGGGCGGCCACCATCGTCGGTGCGATCCTCGCCTATGGTGCGCTACCAAAGGGGCGTGTGCGCACACTGGGTATGATTGTGATCCTATGTACAGGCTTCTTCATCTACCGTGCGGTGTTTGACGGCGGCGTGCAGGCGGTCGAGGCGGTGAACCCCGCCAACGCGGGCTACCTCGGCGGGCTCGGCCTGCCCGTACTGATTGCCTGGCCCGTGGGTGGGCTGTTGGCTGCCGGAGCGGCCTGGATCATCGGCAAGACGGCGCTCGGCCTGCGCTCCGACTATCTGGCCATCGCCACGCTCGGCATTGCCGAAATCATCATCGCGATCATGAAAAACGAGGACTGGCTGGCCCGCGGTGTGAAAAACGTGGTCGGCCTGCCCCGCCCTGCGCCCTACGAGATTGACCTGCAGAACAGCACAACCTTCGTCGAACGGGTCACGAGCTTTGGCTTCGATCCGGTCACCGCCTCCACGCTCTGGGTGAAAACGATCTATGCGGGCCTCTTCACGGTCGTCCTACTGATCCTCTTCATCCTCGCCCAACGCGCGCTGCATTCCCCGTGGGGTCGGATGATGCGCGCCATCCGCGACAACGAGGTTGCTGCCGAAGCCATGGGCAAGGACGTGACCGCCCGCCACCTCCAGATCTTCGTCCTCGGCTCCGCCATCTGCGGCATCGCAGGCGCGATGATGACCACGCTTGATGGCCAGCTGACGCCGGGCACCTACCAACCCCTGCGCTTTACCTTCCTTGTCTGGGTCATGGTGATCGTGGGCGGGTCCGGCAACAACCTGGGCGCAGTACTGGGCGGGTTCCTGATCTGGTGGCTCTGGGTGATGGTCGAACCCATCGGGCTATGGGTCATGCAGGTTGTCACCTCTGGCATGGCCGACGGGTTCTGGCTGCGCGAACACCTGCTCGATAGCGCTGCCCACATGCGACTTTTGACCATGGGGGTCGTCCTGCTTCTGGTGCTACGCTTCAGCCCCCGAGGACTGATTCCGGAGAAGTGACATGCAGCGCAGCACGACCCGAACGCGATGGGCCATTGCGGGGTTGGTGCTGCTGTTTGTGATGATCCAGGGCTTTGTCTGGCACTCCGCACAGCGCGGCGCACTGGGGCTCAGCGGCGATACATCGGTCATTGAACGGCTAACCGGGCCAACGCCCAGCCTCATGTCGCTTTTCGCGCATATGGTCTCGGGCGCGCTGGTGACGCTGCTGTCGGTCATCCAACTGGCAGGGCCCATTCGCCAACGCTGGCCGCGCGTGCACCGCATCTCTGGCCGCGTTCTGGCGGTCGCAGCGCTACTCACAGGCATCGGCGGTCTGATCTACATCGCGCGCAGCGGCACCGTCGGCGGGGCGCCCATGTCGGTCGCCTTTGCACTCTATGGCGTCCTGATGATCATCGCAGCGATCCAGACGCCGCGTTTCGCCATGGCGGGCGACTACGCACGACACCGCCGCTGGGGCCTGCGGCTGATCGTGCTGGGCTTGGGGTCATGGCTCTACCGGCTGCATTACGGGCTGTGGTACGGCACCACCTGCACGCTGAGCGACACGCTGTGCGGGATCGCAGCCGAACCAGATTTCTCAGGTCTCTTCGACCAGATCAACCTCTTTGCCTTCTACCTGCCATACCTGCTCGCACTCGAATGGTGGCTGCGGCGCGCACCGCAGCTGGTCAAAACGTGATATCTGCAGCAACACGCAGATCCCGCAGCGGACGAACAAGATCAATCGAGCGCTGATAAAGCGGATGCGCTTTGTAATCCGCCAGGGCGCGGGCATCGCGAAACTCGGCATAAACCACCACATCCACCTGATCCGACAGCGCGTCGGAATGGGTGTTCTTGCGGACAGAGATCACGTCGGCATGCGGGTTTGCCTCCAGTATCGAAAGGCCCTCGAACACGCGGTCCACATCGGCGCGGTCACGGGCCCGGAAAAACACGACATGGCGTAAGCGGTCAGCATCGGACATGGGCAACGGTCCTCACATCTGGTCAAAGGCTGTCAGCCTCCACTCTCGACATAAAGCCGGATCACCGCCCTTTGAAGAGGCCGCCCAATATACCGCGCACCATGCGACGACCGGTCGTACCTGTCAGTTCCTTGACAACCATTTTGGTCATCGCCTCGCCAAAACTCGCGCCGCGACGGGTCGTCCGAGCAGACGAACGCGACACCCGCGCGCCGGAATAGCGCCGACCGGCATTGAATTCACGCAACACCGGCTCCATCTCCTCTGCCTTCTCTTCAGCTTCAGCAGCCTCGGCGGCGGCTTTGTCAGCCCGCTCCTTCAACATCTCGAAAGCGGATTTTCGATCCAGCGGTGCGTCATATTTCCCGGCCATATCACTCGCCGCCAGATGCGCCTTGCGCTCTGCAGCTGTGATCGGCCCCAATTGCGACGAGGGCGGACGAATAAGCGTCCGCTCCACTATCCCCGGCACACCCTTTTTCTGCAGCATCGACGTGACAGCCTCGCCCACACCCACCTCGCGAATGGCCTCTTCCGTCTCGAACCGCGGGTTCTCGCGATAGGTCTCGGCGGCCATGCGCAATTCCTTGCGGTCCTTGGCGGTGAAGGCGCGCAGAGCATGCTGAAACCGGTTGCCCAATTGACCCAGAATATCCTCGGGCACGTCCGCCGGGTTTTGCGTAATGAAGTAGACACCAACACCTTTTGAGCGGATCAGGCGCGCCACCTGTTCGACCTTGTCGACCAACGCCTTGGGCGCGTCCTCGAATAGCAGATGCGCCTCGTCAAAGAAGAAGACCAGCTTCGGCTTGTCTGGATCGCCCACCTCGGGCAACTCCTCGAACAACTCCGACAGCAGCCACAGCAGGAACGTGGCATAGAGCTTGGGCGCGCCCATCAGCTTGTCTGCCGCCAGGACATTCACCATCCCCTTGCCCGCCGCGTCCGTGCGCATCAGGTCGGACAATTCCAGCGCAGGTTCACCAAAGAGCTGGCTCGCCCCCTGGTTCTCAAGCACCAGCAAGCGCCGCTGGATGGCGCCAATGGATTGCGTGGACACGTTGCCGTAGCGCAGCGACATGTCCTTGGCATTCTCGCCCACCCAGACCAGCAACGCCTGCAGATCCTTGAGGTCGAGAAGCGGCATCCCCTCTTCATCCGCTAGGCGAAAAGCGATATTTAGGATCCCTTCCTGCGCCTCGGTCAACTCCAGCAGTTGAGCCAGCAACAGCGGCCCCATCTCTGACACCGTGGTGCGCACCGGATGGCCCTGTTGCCCGAACATGTCCCAGAAGGTGACGGGACAGGCGTGATAGCTGTAGTCGGAAAACCCAATCTTTTCAGCGCGTTCAGTGAACGGACGATGCAGCTTGTGTTCGGGCGTGCCCGATTTGGCCAACCCCGACAGATCGCCCTTCACGTCTGACAAGAACACCGGAACACCCGCGTTGGAAAAGCCTTCGGCCAGGATTTGCAGCGTTACGGTCTTGCCCGTCCCGGTCGCACCTGCCACCAAACCGTGCCGGTTGGCGTACTTCAGCGTCAGCCCCTGTTTTTCGGCATACTCGACCCCGCCACCGCCGATAAAAATGTGATCTTCCATGCCGTTAACCTTTTGTCCATTGGGTTCTTCGGCGCGACCATACAAAGTTAACCATTGGGTGCCATAGTGTTTTCGTTCCCGTCGAGAGTCCTCCTGGCGCGGAACACTTCCTCCCTGTCAGACTGGGCCGCGCTTCATGCGCG from Tateyamaria omphalii encodes:
- a CDS encoding ABC transporter ATP-binding protein, translating into MIVVDDIHKHFGGFHAVDGASLSIEAGSITGLIGPNGAGKTTLFNVIAGVLPPTSGRVTMDGEDITGLPPHTLFHKGLLRTFQIAHEFSSMSCRENLMMVPGSQSGETLWNTWFGRRRIADEERALAAKADEVLEFLTIEHLADHKAGQVSGGQKKLLELGRTMMVDAKIVFLDEVGAGVNRTLLNTIGDAILRLNAERNYTFVVIEHDMDFIGKICDPVICMAEGKVLAQGTLDEIKANEQVIEAYLGTGLKNKDKVGA
- a CDS encoding ABC transporter ATP-binding protein; protein product: MSNPYQDDRGNTDRTITRAGGGALTASPGTKGTMKPAEAFLIGDTMTGGYGAGPDILHDCTVAVERGEIAVIVGPNGAGKSTAMKAVFGMLDVRQGSVRLGGEDITDLSPQDRVAKGMGFVPQTSNIFTSMTVEENLEMGAFIRRDDFSGTMAQVYNLFPILKEKRNQAAGELSGGQRQQVAVGRALMTQPKVLMLDEPTAGVSPIVMDELFDRIIEVARTGIPILMVEQNARQALEIADKGYVLVQGRNAFSGTGKELLADPEVRKSFLGG
- a CDS encoding branched-chain amino acid ABC transporter permease; protein product: MDLLNAFITLANFVLIPAIAYGSQLALGALGVTLIYGILRFSNFAHGDTMAFGTMATILITWAFQSIGISAGPLPTALLALPFGIGVCALLTLATDRGVYRFYRTQKAKPIIFVMVSLGVMFIMNGLVRFVIGPDDQRFSDGERFIISVREFKALTGLDEGLAIKTTQGITVITAIIVVALLFYFLNRTRTGKSMRAYSDNEDLALLSGINPERVVMVTWLIVAALATVAGVLYGLDKSFKPFVYFQLLLPIFASAIVGGLGNPLGAIAGGFTIAFSEVMITYAWKKVAGYALPDSLAPDGLAQLLSTDYKFAVSFVILLIVLLFRPTGLFAGKAV
- a CDS encoding branched-chain amino acid ABC transporter permease, which translates into the protein MTSWNLAITIMNFGLISAIMALGVNLQWGFAGLFNVGIMGFVALGGLATVLVAMPPVGEAWAAGGLRVILALILGAATIVGAILAYGALPKGRVRTLGMIVILCTGFFIYRAVFDGGVQAVEAVNPANAGYLGGLGLPVLIAWPVGGLLAAGAAWIIGKTALGLRSDYLAIATLGIAEIIIAIMKNEDWLARGVKNVVGLPRPAPYEIDLQNSTTFVERVTSFGFDPVTASTLWVKTIYAGLFTVVLLILFILAQRALHSPWGRMMRAIRDNEVAAEAMGKDVTARHLQIFVLGSAICGIAGAMMTTLDGQLTPGTYQPLRFTFLVWVMVIVGGSGNNLGAVLGGFLIWWLWVMVEPIGLWVMQVVTSGMADGFWLREHLLDSAAHMRLLTMGVVLLLVLRFSPRGLIPEK
- a CDS encoding DUF2306 domain-containing protein — encoded protein: MQRSTTRTRWAIAGLVLLFVMIQGFVWHSAQRGALGLSGDTSVIERLTGPTPSLMSLFAHMVSGALVTLLSVIQLAGPIRQRWPRVHRISGRVLAVAALLTGIGGLIYIARSGTVGGAPMSVAFALYGVLMIIAAIQTPRFAMAGDYARHRRWGLRLIVLGLGSWLYRLHYGLWYGTTCTLSDTLCGIAAEPDFSGLFDQINLFAFYLPYLLALEWWLRRAPQLVKT
- a CDS encoding Dabb family protein; translated protein: MSDADRLRHVVFFRARDRADVDRVFEGLSILEANPHADVISVRKNTHSDALSDQVDVVVYAEFRDARALADYKAHPLYQRSIDLVRPLRDLRVAADITF
- a CDS encoding helicase HerA-like domain-containing protein codes for the protein MEDHIFIGGGGVEYAEKQGLTLKYANRHGLVAGATGTGKTVTLQILAEGFSNAGVPVFLSDVKGDLSGLAKSGTPEHKLHRPFTERAEKIGFSDYSYHACPVTFWDMFGQQGHPVRTTVSEMGPLLLAQLLELTEAQEGILNIAFRLADEEGMPLLDLKDLQALLVWVGENAKDMSLRYGNVSTQSIGAIQRRLLVLENQGASQLFGEPALELSDLMRTDAAGKGMVNVLAADKLMGAPKLYATFLLWLLSELFEELPEVGDPDKPKLVFFFDEAHLLFEDAPKALVDKVEQVARLIRSKGVGVYFITQNPADVPEDILGQLGNRFQHALRAFTAKDRKELRMAAETYRENPRFETEEAIREVGVGEAVTSMLQKKGVPGIVERTLIRPPSSQLGPITAAERKAHLAASDMAGKYDAPLDRKSAFEMLKERADKAAAEAAEAEEKAEEMEPVLREFNAGRRYSGARVSRSSARTTRRGASFGEAMTKMVVKELTGTTGRRMVRGILGGLFKGR